Proteins from a single region of Flavobacterium sp. K5-23:
- a CDS encoding DUF4197 domain-containing protein, with protein sequence MKKFTLLLVVFAFFGCAEMQQVMNQLPQTQGIGMFDISNGLKEALNNGISKQVTKLTATDGFYKNEAVKILLPEELRKVDAGLRKIGLSSMADEGLKVLNRAAEDAVKEATPIFVSAVKNMSFTDARGILMGNESSATAYLNNSTSTALYGKFNPVIKNSFTKVGADKVWANIITKYNSIPLVNKVNPDLTDYVTNQALIGVFKMIAVEEKNIRTNLSSRTTPLLQRVFAMQDHK encoded by the coding sequence ATGAAGAAATTTACCTTACTATTAGTAGTCTTTGCTTTTTTTGGCTGTGCCGAAATGCAACAAGTAATGAATCAATTGCCCCAAACGCAAGGAATAGGAATGTTTGATATTTCTAATGGGCTAAAAGAAGCTTTGAATAACGGGATTTCAAAACAAGTAACTAAATTAACTGCTACCGATGGTTTTTATAAAAATGAAGCCGTAAAAATTCTATTGCCGGAAGAGTTGCGAAAAGTAGATGCGGGTTTGAGAAAAATTGGTCTTAGTTCCATGGCTGACGAAGGTTTAAAAGTATTGAATCGTGCTGCCGAAGATGCAGTAAAAGAAGCAACTCCTATATTTGTCTCTGCTGTAAAAAATATGTCTTTTACAGATGCCAGAGGAATCCTGATGGGAAATGAAAGTTCAGCAACTGCGTATTTAAATAACAGTACCTCAACTGCCTTATACGGAAAATTTAATCCGGTGATTAAAAATTCGTTTACAAAAGTGGGAGCTGACAAAGTTTGGGCAAACATTATCACCAAATACAACAGCATTCCCCTTGTAAACAAAGTAAATCCAGATCTAACGGATTATGTTACCAATCAAGCTTTGATAGGCGTTTTCAAAATGATTGCTGTCGAAGAGAAAAACATCAGAACTAATTTGAGCTCTAGAACAACGCCTTTATTACAAAGAGTTTTTGCAATGCAAGATCACAAATAG
- a CDS encoding DUF1801 domain-containing protein — MNLKVDDFISNAKKWQPEMKQLRQWLLDCGLTEEFKWKTPCYSFQGNNVVLIGSFKTFCALSFFKGTLLQDTNGILSKPGENSQAVRFFKFTNLLEIQEMQTIIKNYVYEAIEIEKAGLKVQFKSNTELELVEELQNALAKYPSLKTAFEALTTGRQRGYNLYFSGSKQSKTRENRIEKHIPRILDGKGINDCTCGFSKKMPSCDGSHKYIRVEKS, encoded by the coding sequence ATGAATCTTAAAGTTGATGACTTTATCAGTAATGCCAAAAAATGGCAGCCAGAAATGAAACAATTACGACAATGGCTACTTGATTGTGGACTTACTGAAGAATTCAAATGGAAGACGCCTTGCTACAGCTTTCAAGGAAATAACGTTGTTCTTATAGGGAGTTTTAAAACCTTTTGTGCGCTTAGTTTTTTCAAAGGGACTTTATTACAAGACACAAATGGCATACTGAGTAAACCCGGAGAAAACAGTCAGGCAGTACGTTTCTTTAAGTTTACCAATCTACTCGAGATTCAGGAAATGCAAACCATCATAAAAAACTATGTTTATGAAGCCATTGAAATAGAAAAAGCGGGTTTAAAAGTACAATTTAAAAGCAATACGGAACTTGAATTGGTCGAGGAACTGCAAAATGCTTTGGCTAAATATCCAAGTTTAAAAACTGCTTTTGAAGCCTTAACAACGGGACGGCAGCGAGGTTATAATCTTTATTTTTCGGGTTCGAAACAATCCAAAACACGGGAGAACAGAATTGAAAAACACATTCCGCGAATTCTTGACGGTAAAGGAATCAACGATTGCACTTGTGGATTTTCTAAAAAAATGCCCAGCTGCGACGGTTCACACAAATACATTCGAGTAGAAAAAAGTTGA
- a CDS encoding ABC transporter substrate-binding protein, with translation MKQNIFIDQLGTQHTFETSPKRIISLVPSQTELLFDLGQEAKIVGITKFCVHPYHLKSTKKIVGGTKKVHYEKIRLLQPDIIICNKEENTLEIVEELRKICAVWVTNIITIEDNFQMITDFGQLFNCRTEAKKWNDKLAFALSDFKNFIKDKAIKKVAYFIWKKPYMVAGSDNFINELLKLNHFENCYGNSGRYPEIEIEKIQEEGNPEIILLSSEPFPFKKEDGYEIAEFVPDAHIIIVDGEMFSWYGSRLLKAFDYFKKLHNTL, from the coding sequence TTGAAACAAAATATTTTTATAGATCAACTCGGAACTCAACACACATTTGAAACTTCGCCTAAGCGTATAATTTCACTTGTTCCTTCCCAAACGGAATTACTGTTTGACTTAGGTCAGGAAGCTAAAATCGTTGGGATAACAAAATTCTGTGTGCATCCTTATCATTTAAAGTCAACCAAGAAGATTGTAGGGGGAACCAAGAAAGTGCATTATGAGAAAATCCGTTTGTTACAACCGGATATTATCATTTGCAATAAAGAAGAAAACACCCTGGAGATCGTTGAAGAATTGCGAAAGATATGCGCAGTTTGGGTAACTAATATCATCACTATTGAAGATAATTTTCAGATGATTACTGATTTTGGTCAGCTATTTAATTGCAGAACCGAGGCCAAAAAGTGGAACGATAAATTGGCTTTTGCCTTGAGCGATTTCAAGAACTTCATTAAAGACAAAGCGATAAAGAAAGTGGCCTATTTCATTTGGAAAAAGCCTTATATGGTTGCGGGTTCAGATAATTTCATCAATGAGTTGCTGAAGCTGAATCACTTTGAAAATTGCTATGGCAATTCAGGGCGCTATCCAGAAATAGAAATTGAGAAAATACAGGAAGAAGGAAATCCTGAAATAATTCTGCTTTCCTCAGAGCCTTTTCCTTTTAAAAAGGAAGATGGGTATGAAATAGCTGAATTTGTTCCTGACGCCCACATTATTATCGTTGATGGCGAAATGTTTTCTTGGTACGGAAGCCGACTCCTAAAAGCCTTCGATTATTTTAAAAAACTACATAACACTTTATAA
- the pyrF gene encoding orotidine-5'-phosphate decarboxylase, with the protein MTTQQLINQIKDKKSFLCVGLDVDLNKIPKHLLDLEDPIFEFNKAIIDATHDLAVSYKPNTAFYEAYGIKGWMSLQKTINYINENYPDIFTIADAKRGDIGNTSSMYAKAFFEDLKFDSVTVAPYMGKDSVEPFLAFENKHTIMLALTSNEGAFDFQTLNVNGKELYKQVLETSKSWKNSENLMYVVGATKAEYFTEIRKIVPDSFLLVPGVGAQGGSLSEVCKYGMNANVGLLINSSRGIIYASNGTDFADKAREEALKMQQEMETIISLKFQV; encoded by the coding sequence ATGACTACACAACAACTAATCAATCAAATCAAAGATAAAAAATCGTTTCTATGCGTAGGTTTAGATGTCGATTTAAATAAGATTCCGAAACATCTTTTAGATTTGGAAGATCCTATTTTTGAATTCAATAAAGCGATAATTGATGCGACTCACGATTTGGCCGTTTCTTATAAACCCAATACCGCTTTTTATGAAGCGTACGGAATAAAAGGATGGATGTCATTGCAAAAAACCATCAATTACATCAACGAGAACTATCCAGATATTTTCACCATTGCCGATGCAAAACGTGGGGATATTGGGAATACTTCTTCGATGTATGCCAAAGCTTTTTTTGAAGATTTGAAATTTGATTCAGTTACTGTTGCTCCATATATGGGGAAAGATTCGGTTGAGCCTTTCTTGGCATTTGAAAATAAACACACTATAATGTTAGCGCTGACATCAAACGAAGGTGCTTTTGATTTCCAAACGTTAAACGTGAACGGAAAAGAATTGTACAAACAAGTTCTGGAAACGTCTAAATCTTGGAAAAACAGTGAAAACCTGATGTATGTAGTAGGCGCAACCAAAGCGGAATATTTCACGGAAATTCGTAAGATTGTCCCTGACAGTTTTTTACTGGTTCCAGGAGTGGGAGCACAAGGAGGAAGCCTTTCTGAAGTTTGTAAATACGGTATGAATGCTAACGTAGGATTGCTTATCAATTCATCAAGAGGAATTATCTATGCATCAAATGGAACTGACTTTGCTGATAAAGCAAGGGAAGAAGCGTTGAAAATGCAACAGGAAATGGAAACGATTATTAGTTTAAAGTTTCAAGTTTAA
- the purU gene encoding formyltetrahydrofolate deformylase, which translates to MQTITLLIHCKDQKGIIAAVTNFMLKVEGNITYIDQHVDVEQDVFFMRLESELTNASISLQAIKEDFQQTIANDFNMSWEFYNKDVKPKMALFVSKYNHCLFDILGRHSAGELNVDIPLIISNHTDLKPIADQFNIPFYHVPFTKDNKIEGEAKQIELLKQYGITFMVLARYMQIITPKLISLYENKIINIHHSFLPAFPGAKPYHSAFKRGVKIIGATSHYVTEELDEGPIIEQDITRVSHINSVEDFIMKGRDLERTVLARAIKLHSERKVMVYSNKTVVFY; encoded by the coding sequence ATGCAAACGATTACCCTACTTATTCACTGTAAAGACCAAAAAGGAATTATTGCCGCAGTGACTAATTTTATGTTAAAAGTAGAAGGAAACATCACTTATATCGACCAACACGTTGATGTAGAACAAGATGTTTTTTTTATGAGACTGGAAAGTGAACTCACTAACGCTTCTATAAGTTTACAAGCAATAAAAGAGGATTTCCAACAAACAATTGCAAATGATTTCAATATGTCATGGGAGTTTTACAATAAAGATGTGAAACCAAAAATGGCCTTGTTTGTATCTAAGTACAATCACTGCCTGTTTGATATTCTTGGACGCCATAGTGCTGGGGAATTGAATGTGGATATTCCATTGATCATAAGTAACCATACCGACTTAAAGCCAATTGCTGATCAATTTAACATTCCGTTTTACCATGTTCCTTTTACTAAAGACAATAAAATTGAAGGAGAAGCAAAACAAATCGAATTATTAAAACAATACGGAATCACGTTTATGGTATTGGCGCGCTATATGCAAATTATAACTCCCAAGTTGATTTCGCTTTACGAAAATAAAATCATCAACATTCACCATTCCTTTTTGCCTGCTTTCCCAGGTGCAAAACCGTATCATTCGGCATTTAAAAGAGGGGTGAAAATTATTGGGGCAACCAGTCACTATGTTACCGAAGAACTGGATGAAGGTCCAATTATCGAACAAGACATCACCCGTGTTTCCCATATCAACTCCGTGGAAGACTTTATCATGAAAGGGCGCGATCTGGAACGAACCGTATTGGCAAGAGCAATTAAACTACATTCAGAAAGAAAAGTGATGGTATATTCTAATAAAACGGTTGTGTTTTACTAA
- a CDS encoding VOC family protein, whose product MTILKIELLTNNINATSEFYQEVLGLKMIAINETSVSFQAGSTTLRFVLSKIENPIYHFAFDIPNNQLLEAFGAIEKYTEILEVIPPDKIADFYNWNAKSFYFFDNNGNVLELICRYNLDNKSEEPFSGSSIISISEIGFVSKNVSQLCDELVAKYDVPVFSMQPKLEKFIVLGTEIGLFILAAEGKDWYPTNIKAKSFWSKVTFEIDNVLSVFET is encoded by the coding sequence ATGACAATTTTAAAAATTGAATTGCTAACTAATAATATCAATGCAACTTCTGAGTTTTATCAGGAAGTGCTTGGGTTAAAAATGATTGCAATCAATGAAACCAGTGTTTCGTTTCAAGCAGGATCCACTACGTTGAGATTTGTTTTGTCTAAAATTGAAAACCCCATTTATCATTTTGCTTTTGATATTCCAAATAATCAATTACTAGAAGCATTTGGTGCTATCGAAAAATACACTGAAATACTCGAAGTTATTCCCCCTGATAAAATTGCAGACTTTTATAATTGGAATGCAAAGTCGTTTTATTTTTTTGATAATAACGGAAATGTTTTAGAACTCATATGCCGTTATAATTTGGACAACAAATCAGAGGAACCTTTTAGCGGTTCTTCCATTATTTCGATAAGTGAAATAGGTTTTGTGTCCAAGAATGTTTCGCAGCTTTGTGATGAATTAGTGGCGAAATATGATGTTCCTGTATTTTCTATGCAGCCTAAACTCGAGAAATTCATCGTTCTAGGAACCGAAATCGGACTTTTTATACTCGCTGCAGAAGGAAAAGATTGGTATCCCACAAATATAAAAGCAAAATCGTTTTGGTCGAAAGTGACTTTTGAAATAGACAATGTGCTTTCTGTATTTGAAACCTAA
- a CDS encoding type IA DNA topoisomerase has product MKVCIAEKPSVAREIASVLGANTKHDGYYEGNGYAVTYTFGHLCTLKEPNDYKSYWKSWDLNNLPMLPEKFETKVVQNSGIQKQFKIIKSLFDKATLVINCGDAGQEGELIQRWVMNEANYKGEVQRLWISSLTTEAIKEGFENLKPSANYDNLYYAGFSRAIGDWLLGMNATRLYTVKHGGYKQVLSIGRVQTPTLAMVVDRWKEIENFVPQPYWELQTLYRETLFSYEEGRFSNKEDGELLANKVQESDFEIVSIERKNGNEFAPKLFDLTGLQVYCNTKFGFSADETLKIVQTLYEQKVVTYPRVDTTFLPNDIYPKVQGILQNLTNYAALTQPVLEKKIKKSTKVFNDKKVTDHHAIIPTGIQSNLQHNQQQVYDIITKRFIAVFYDDCLVANTTVIGKAADVAFKTTGKEILKKGWRVVFENPNAKEKEADILPSFVKGEKGPHQPSFLEKETKPPNQFTEATLLRAMETAGKQVDDEDLRELMKENGIGRPSTRANIIETLFKRQYIIRNKKQVLPTPTGIQLIDTIQNELVKSAELTGSWEKQLKDIEKGTFTAGAFINNMKRMVEALVYEVRSETKRANISHAGSVQKEEAKVEKKKAAGIMAETCPKCKKGTLITGKSAYGCTGYKAGCDFLLPFTFAEKKISENQYLRLLQKGSTVNLKDFKTEAGTVEGLLRFDENFKLILEPKKTVAPTPPTENKTTSDALACPKCHKGTVLKGNTAYGCSNYKLGCDFKVTFDVVREKLKNQKPTKELVHTILKESVLEN; this is encoded by the coding sequence ATGAAGGTCTGTATTGCAGAGAAACCAAGTGTAGCACGCGAAATCGCATCCGTTTTAGGGGCCAATACCAAACATGATGGCTATTATGAAGGCAATGGCTATGCTGTAACCTACACCTTTGGGCATTTATGTACCTTGAAAGAACCTAACGATTACAAATCGTATTGGAAAAGTTGGGATTTGAATAACCTGCCTATGCTTCCCGAAAAATTTGAAACTAAAGTGGTTCAGAATTCGGGCATCCAAAAGCAATTCAAAATCATAAAAAGTTTATTCGACAAAGCCACATTGGTAATCAATTGTGGGGATGCGGGACAAGAAGGAGAACTCATTCAGCGGTGGGTAATGAACGAAGCCAATTATAAAGGCGAGGTACAACGTTTATGGATTTCATCCCTAACCACTGAAGCCATTAAAGAGGGTTTTGAGAACTTAAAACCATCCGCCAACTACGATAATTTATACTATGCCGGTTTTTCCAGAGCCATTGGCGACTGGTTGCTCGGTATGAATGCCACCCGTTTGTACACCGTAAAACACGGCGGGTATAAACAAGTATTGTCAATTGGTAGGGTTCAAACTCCTACGCTGGCAATGGTTGTTGACAGATGGAAAGAAATTGAAAATTTCGTGCCGCAACCGTATTGGGAATTGCAAACCTTATATAGAGAAACGCTTTTCAGTTATGAGGAAGGTCGTTTTTCGAATAAAGAAGACGGAGAACTTTTGGCCAATAAAGTACAAGAAAGTGATTTCGAAATTGTTTCTATTGAAAGAAAGAATGGTAATGAGTTTGCACCTAAACTGTTTGATTTAACAGGATTACAGGTGTATTGCAATACCAAGTTTGGGTTTTCGGCAGATGAAACACTTAAAATTGTGCAAACTTTGTACGAACAAAAAGTAGTCACCTACCCCAGAGTCGACACCACCTTTTTACCGAACGATATTTATCCAAAAGTTCAAGGGATTTTACAAAACCTGACTAATTATGCTGCGTTAACACAACCGGTATTAGAAAAAAAGATAAAAAAATCGACCAAAGTTTTCAATGATAAAAAAGTAACGGATCACCACGCCATTATCCCAACGGGAATACAATCTAATTTGCAGCACAATCAGCAGCAAGTATATGATATCATTACAAAGCGGTTTATTGCGGTGTTTTATGACGATTGTTTGGTAGCCAATACTACCGTAATCGGGAAAGCAGCCGATGTCGCTTTTAAAACCACTGGGAAAGAAATCCTGAAAAAAGGATGGCGCGTTGTTTTTGAAAATCCAAATGCTAAAGAAAAAGAAGCCGATATATTACCGAGTTTTGTAAAAGGCGAAAAAGGACCACACCAGCCTTCGTTTTTAGAAAAAGAAACCAAGCCACCCAATCAGTTTACGGAAGCGACTTTACTGCGTGCTATGGAAACCGCTGGAAAACAGGTAGACGATGAAGATTTACGCGAGTTGATGAAAGAAAACGGAATAGGCCGTCCATCAACGCGAGCTAATATTATCGAGACGCTTTTTAAACGTCAGTACATTATTCGAAACAAAAAACAGGTATTGCCAACACCAACAGGGATTCAATTGATTGACACGATTCAAAATGAATTAGTGAAGTCAGCTGAGCTAACAGGTTCTTGGGAAAAGCAGTTGAAAGACATTGAAAAAGGAACTTTTACAGCTGGTGCGTTTATCAATAATATGAAACGAATGGTCGAAGCTTTAGTGTATGAAGTACGAAGTGAAACCAAACGCGCTAATATTTCGCATGCGGGAAGTGTTCAAAAGGAAGAAGCCAAAGTGGAAAAAAAGAAAGCGGCAGGAATAATGGCGGAAACCTGTCCGAAATGCAAAAAAGGAACACTTATAACGGGAAAGTCGGCTTATGGCTGTACTGGATATAAAGCCGGTTGTGACTTTCTATTACCCTTTACTTTTGCCGAGAAAAAAATATCCGAGAATCAATACTTGAGATTACTTCAAAAAGGCTCAACGGTAAATTTAAAAGACTTTAAAACCGAAGCCGGAACCGTGGAAGGATTACTTCGCTTTGATGAAAATTTCAAGTTAATATTAGAACCTAAAAAGACAGTCGCTCCTACTCCACCCACTGAAAACAAAACAACATCGGATGCATTAGCTTGTCCGAAATGCCATAAAGGAACAGTTCTAAAAGGAAATACCGCTTATGGTTGCAGCAA
- the prfA gene encoding peptide chain release factor 1 — protein MLDRLQIVKQRFDEISDLIIQPDVISDQKRYVQLNQEYKSLKALAEKRDEYVLLMANIEEANEIIADNSDADMTEMAKMQLDEAKGRLPELEDEIKFMLIPKDPEDAKNVMVEIRAGTGGDEASIFAGDLFRMYTKYCENRGWRTSVVDMNEGTSGGFKEVIFEVTGEDVYGTLKFEAGVHRVQRVPQTETQGRVHTSAATVMVLPEAEEFDVQIDMNDVRVDFFCSSGPGGQSVNTTKSAVRLTHIPTGLVAQCQDQKSQHKNKDKAFIVLRSRLYEQELAKKQAEDATTRTSQVSSGDRSAKIRTYNYAQGRVTDHRVGLTLYDLGNIMNGDIQKIVDELALVNNMEKLKEASEVF, from the coding sequence ATGTTAGATAGACTTCAAATAGTAAAACAACGTTTCGATGAGATATCGGATTTGATTATCCAGCCGGATGTTATTTCTGATCAGAAGCGTTATGTGCAATTGAATCAAGAGTATAAAAGCTTAAAAGCATTGGCTGAAAAAAGAGATGAATACGTTCTTTTGATGGCTAATATTGAAGAAGCAAACGAAATAATAGCCGATAACAGTGATGCAGATATGACCGAAATGGCCAAGATGCAACTGGATGAAGCAAAAGGAAGATTGCCGGAACTGGAAGATGAAATCAAATTTATGTTGATTCCTAAGGATCCTGAAGACGCCAAGAATGTTATGGTGGAAATTCGTGCCGGAACCGGTGGGGATGAAGCGAGTATTTTTGCAGGGGATTTATTCCGTATGTACACAAAATATTGTGAAAACCGCGGATGGAGAACATCAGTAGTGGATATGAATGAAGGAACTTCAGGTGGTTTTAAAGAGGTGATTTTTGAAGTAACTGGAGAAGATGTTTACGGTACATTGAAATTTGAAGCAGGTGTTCACCGTGTGCAACGTGTTCCTCAAACGGAAACGCAAGGACGTGTGCATACATCAGCAGCGACTGTTATGGTATTGCCGGAAGCAGAGGAATTTGATGTTCAAATTGATATGAATGATGTACGTGTGGATTTCTTTTGTTCGTCAGGACCTGGTGGACAATCGGTAAACACAACTAAATCAGCTGTACGTTTGACGCACATTCCTACGGGATTAGTGGCGCAATGTCAGGATCAAAAATCACAACACAAGAATAAGGATAAAGCTTTTATTGTATTGCGTTCTCGTTTATACGAACAAGAATTAGCCAAAAAACAAGCTGAGGATGCTACTACACGTACTTCTCAGGTAAGTTCAGGTGACCGTTCGGCTAAGATTCGTACGTACAATTATGCGCAAGGTCGTGTTACTGATCACAGAGTTGGTTTGACGCTTTATGACCTAGGGAACATTATGAATGGTGACATTCAGAAAATTGTTGACGAGCTTGCCTTAGTGAACAATATGGAAAAATTGAAAGAAGCTAGCGAAGTTTTTTAA
- a CDS encoding alpha/beta fold hydrolase, protein MINYTIYKNENSTQWVTFVHGAGGSSSIWFKQIRDFKKEYNVLLLDLRGHGDSKPSIRTAFKQEYTFKAIANDILEVLDHLKIDKSHFVGISLGTILIRQLAEMYPERVQSMIMGGAILKMNFRSQILMRLGNTFKYVLPYLVLYRFFAFMIMPKKNHKKSRLLFINEAKKLYQKEFLKWFKLTAEINPVLKWFRQMELDIPTLYVMGEEDYMFLPSVRKVVEAHYKSSRLFVIENCGHVVNVEQPNAFNTAVLSFMNTTK, encoded by the coding sequence GTGATTAATTACACCATTTATAAGAACGAAAATAGCACGCAGTGGGTAACTTTTGTCCACGGAGCAGGTGGTAGCTCGTCTATATGGTTCAAACAAATCAGGGATTTTAAAAAAGAATATAATGTTTTGTTGTTGGACTTGAGAGGTCACGGAGATTCAAAACCTTCGATAAGAACTGCTTTCAAGCAGGAATATACTTTTAAGGCTATAGCCAATGATATTCTGGAAGTGTTGGATCATTTAAAAATAGATAAATCCCATTTTGTGGGGATATCGCTTGGAACAATATTGATTAGACAATTGGCTGAAATGTATCCTGAAAGAGTACAAAGTATGATAATGGGAGGCGCAATCCTGAAAATGAACTTCCGTTCCCAAATATTAATGCGACTGGGGAATACGTTTAAATATGTATTGCCTTATTTAGTATTGTATCGCTTTTTTGCCTTTATGATTATGCCTAAAAAGAATCATAAAAAATCCCGTTTGTTATTTATCAATGAGGCGAAGAAATTATACCAAAAAGAATTTCTAAAATGGTTTAAGCTTACCGCTGAGATAAACCCAGTCTTGAAATGGTTTCGCCAAATGGAATTAGATATCCCTACGCTTTATGTTATGGGAGAAGAGGATTATATGTTCTTGCCTTCCGTTAGAAAAGTTGTGGAGGCTCATTATAAATCATCCAGGTTATTTGTCATAGAAAATTGTGGACATGTAGTGAATGTAGAGCAACCCAATGCTTTCAATACTGCGGTTCTCTCTTTTATGAATACCACTAAATAA